Genomic segment of Veillonellales bacterium:
CGAATTTTATCAACAAGAATAGACATCGTTGGCCCGGCCTGCCCAATAATATGGCTTTGTGCTGCGTCATATTGATACGCTTTTACTCCGGTCGAAAGTATACTAAATGCCGCTGCTGCAATAATACACATTATAGCCATGCCAATTACAATTTCTACTAATGTAAATCCTTTAGAGTTATTCATAGCATCCTCATTTTATATAATAATAAGATATCATTTGTACGCTATTTTGTGGATCGACCGCAGGCCAGGATACTGTAACCTGAACCGGGATAACTTTTGGGGTTCCGCTAAGAGCGGTAACAGATGGGTTTGTAATTGCAATGCTAAAATTAGGATCTGGAGATGTATATGATGTTGGTGGAGATACTGTTCCCCCATCATATTGTTTGTAGCTTTCCAATACCTGCTCGGCTATAGAGACAGCAGTAGCACGATTTGATGCTACGCCAGTGGCTTTTGTTGATTGAGTATATGCAGCCATAATTGCGACGCATGCGATACTAACCAAGATCATGCCAATAAGTGCATCCAGGTACAGCCATCCTCGTTGGTTTTTGAATAGGGATGTAGTTTTCCCCAAGCGAATTCTAGTCCGGCATATCAGCTCGGCCATGCATAGCGACGTGAATATAAACAGAACAGCAGAGAACGCCGCCATAGAGTAAAAAATTGTGGCACCCACATACAACAATCCTTCCAGGCAGATAGGAAGACCATACGAACCGACAATCAGAAACAGAATAACCACTGCCGCTAATAGAATTGTAGACGTGTGCTCAATGTCATGGTTGAGCCATAAGTAAAATCTTTGCACTGTACCACCTCTGAAATAAGGATAATTACTATTTCTATCAGTCAAAAATCCCTTCATTTTCTTAGAATACCCTACCCCGGGCAGCAGGAAGAAGAGATTTTGCAGCTAACAAATAAAATGAGCCCGCTAAATGGACTTATCGCTCATTTTCCGAATAAAGTTCTATTTTTTTATTACTTACGGCTTCTCTAGCCTTTTCGTATATCAATGGCAAAATACTCTGAATTATATCCTCAGCCATCCCGTTCAATATACTATAATCGGCTTCTGGCCAATATGTTTTAAGCAGTTTAATTAATTCATCACGATCTACCACGGCGAACCACCCCTACAATTTATGGTAGTATTCATTTATCTTAGCATCAATCATTTGGCTTGCTGAAATTACTTAGGATGACGAATACCATAGTTTGATGCCGAACGATGCATTTCTTTCCTTAACTTTTCTATTTAACTCCATTATTGTTCAACATCTTTTCTAATTCATCAATTATTTGAGGTAGCCGTTCTAAAATTTCTTCAACTTCTTTTATTTCATCGACGGATAATTCTTGGTTGCTAGATACCGAATCCA
This window contains:
- a CDS encoding type II secretion system protein, yielding MKGFLTDRNSNYPYFRGGTVQRFYLWLNHDIEHTSTILLAAVVILFLIVGSYGLPICLEGLLYVGATIFYSMAAFSAVLFIFTSLCMAELICRTRIRLGKTTSLFKNQRGWLYLDALIGMILVSIACVAIMAAYTQSTKATGVASNRATAVSIAEQVLESYKQYDGGTVSPPTSYTSPDPNFSIAITNPSVTALSGTPKVIPVQVTVSWPAVDPQNSVQMISYYYIK